From one Halosimplex rubrum genomic stretch:
- a CDS encoding HTH domain-containing protein, translated as MSADSLDLYETQRRTLTVLVNEYQQRDSPVNSTVLAERMDRTPGTIRNKMPQLESLGLVEGVAGPTGGYEPTEKAFQVLNRDPDTEREPVTVAHDFERVDATVESVSFTNVNHPTDCRAWVEFQTAMPSLEVGDPVAIGPTARAGLVVAGEVHTTNDTGNRISLTISRMEAPVTDE; from the coding sequence ATGAGTGCAGATTCGCTCGACCTGTACGAGACCCAGCGGCGGACGCTGACAGTGCTGGTGAACGAGTACCAACAGCGCGATTCGCCGGTGAACTCGACCGTCCTCGCCGAGCGGATGGACCGAACGCCGGGGACGATCAGGAACAAGATGCCCCAGCTGGAGTCGCTGGGTCTGGTCGAAGGCGTCGCGGGGCCCACCGGCGGATACGAACCGACGGAGAAGGCGTTTCAGGTCCTGAATCGGGATCCGGACACCGAGCGCGAGCCGGTGACGGTCGCCCACGACTTCGAGCGCGTCGACGCGACCGTCGAGAGCGTCTCGTTCACGAACGTGAACCACCCGACGGACTGCCGGGCCTGGGTGGAGTTCCAGACGGCCATGCCGTCGCTCGAAGTCGGCGACCCCGTCGCCATCGGTCCGACCGCTCGGGCGGGCCTCGTCGTGGCCGGCGAAGTTCACACCACCAACGACACCGGCAACCGGATCTCGCTGACGATCAGTCGGATGGAGGCGCCGGTCACCGACGAGTGA
- a CDS encoding winged helix-turn-helix domain-containing protein: MEKALWYLLAGTRGGENRARIIRLIDDRPRNANQLAEELDVDYNTVRHHLDVLLDHDVVERGGDDYGAMYFLTDRFDRHREEFETITDQIE, translated from the coding sequence ATGGAGAAGGCACTCTGGTATCTGCTCGCCGGCACGCGCGGCGGCGAGAACCGGGCGCGGATCATCCGGTTGATCGACGACCGGCCGCGCAACGCCAACCAGCTCGCCGAGGAACTCGACGTGGACTACAACACCGTGCGACACCACCTCGACGTCCTGTTGGACCACGACGTGGTCGAGCGCGGCGGCGACGACTACGGCGCGATGTACTTCCTCACGGACCGGTTCGACCGCCACCGCGAGGAGTTCGAGACCATAACCGACCAAATCGAGTGA
- a CDS encoding molybdopterin-dependent oxidoreductase, whose protein sequence is MTGDTPLADRYPPGAGTVAIAVAAGTAALLGSFAAVGFAPGFVVAPVESTLSRVMPGFLIAFAITVLGDLGQQLNLAMAGAVVVVLYAQAVVVAVTAGRRLDERVVPLLGGPALVWGVTAALTGRPVLSLGAAVGAGVVLAVTDVSASRGPAARTPSGGRRRVLTAVGAAVGASALGYVVGRDGTAAAGGDPNGGDTGDGDRRRSDPAIYGDVEVPTFDADDQLAAAAERTFEFDGLEPLVSERFFNVSYSSVSPTPDAADWSLSVTGEVEEEPSYDYDDLAEREFQHRFVALRCVGESLNGKKLDTAVWSGVPLAPLIEEAKPNSDCDCVMVRAADDYYEEFPLEALETGFLALGMNGEPLPRSHGAPVRLLVPGHWGEISVKWITEIAFLEREADGYWERKGWHGTGPVETVAKLHATARTEDGRLAVGGHAYAGTRGIERVEVSTDGGDTWTDAELTERLPGPTGAVDDPPEHAADAWRQWRYAYDPPDGSHEVVVRATDGTGTVQPETERDAYPSGATGWVSRTVDPGSVG, encoded by the coding sequence ATGACAGGAGACACGCCGCTGGCCGACCGGTATCCGCCGGGAGCCGGCACGGTCGCCATCGCCGTCGCCGCGGGCACGGCCGCGTTGCTCGGCTCGTTCGCCGCGGTCGGCTTCGCACCGGGGTTCGTCGTCGCACCGGTCGAGAGCACGCTCTCGCGGGTGATGCCCGGGTTCCTGATCGCCTTCGCGATCACGGTGCTGGGCGACCTCGGGCAGCAGCTCAACCTCGCCATGGCGGGGGCGGTCGTCGTGGTACTGTACGCGCAGGCGGTCGTCGTCGCGGTCACGGCTGGCCGGCGGCTCGACGAGCGCGTCGTCCCGCTGCTGGGCGGCCCGGCGCTCGTCTGGGGGGTGACGGCCGCGCTGACGGGCCGACCCGTCCTCTCGCTCGGCGCGGCGGTCGGCGCCGGCGTCGTCCTCGCCGTGACCGACGTCTCCGCGTCCCGCGGACCCGCGGCCCGGACTCCGTCCGGCGGACGCCGACGCGTGCTAACCGCCGTCGGTGCCGCAGTCGGGGCGAGCGCCCTGGGGTACGTCGTCGGCCGCGACGGGACCGCAGCGGCCGGTGGCGACCCGAACGGCGGCGACACCGGCGACGGCGACCGCCGGCGCAGCGACCCCGCGATCTACGGGGACGTCGAGGTCCCGACGTTCGACGCGGACGACCAGCTCGCCGCCGCGGCGGAGCGGACCTTCGAGTTCGACGGGCTGGAGCCGCTCGTCAGCGAGCGCTTCTTCAACGTCTCCTACAGCTCGGTCTCGCCGACGCCCGACGCCGCCGACTGGTCGCTGTCGGTCACCGGCGAGGTCGAGGAAGAGCCGTCGTACGACTACGACGATCTGGCCGAGCGTGAGTTCCAGCACCGGTTCGTCGCGCTCCGCTGCGTCGGCGAGTCGCTCAACGGGAAGAAGCTGGACACCGCCGTCTGGAGCGGCGTCCCCCTCGCCCCGCTGATCGAGGAGGCGAAGCCGAATTCCGACTGCGACTGCGTCATGGTCCGGGCCGCGGACGACTACTACGAGGAGTTCCCCCTCGAAGCGCTGGAGACCGGCTTCCTCGCCCTGGGGATGAACGGCGAGCCGCTCCCGCGGAGCCACGGCGCGCCCGTCCGCCTGCTCGTCCCCGGTCACTGGGGGGAGATCAGCGTCAAGTGGATCACCGAGATCGCGTTCCTCGAACGCGAGGCCGACGGCTACTGGGAACGGAAGGGGTGGCACGGCACCGGTCCCGTCGAGACCGTCGCCAAGCTCCACGCGACCGCCCGGACCGAAGACGGCCGACTCGCGGTCGGCGGCCACGCCTACGCGGGCACCCGGGGCATCGAGCGCGTCGAGGTGTCGACCGACGGCGGCGACACCTGGACGGACGCGGAGCTCACCGAACGGCTACCCGGCCCGACGGGCGCGGTCGACGACCCGCCCGAACACGCCGCGGACGCCTGGCGCCAGTGGCGCTACGCCTACGACCCGCCCGATGGCAGCCACGAGGTGGTCGTCCGCGCCACGGACGGCACCGGGACGGTCCAGCCCGAGACGGAGCGGGACGCCTACCCCAGCGGGGCGACCGGCTGGGTGAGTCGGACGGTCGACCCGGGGAGCGTGGGGTGA
- a CDS encoding HVO_2523 family zinc finger protein: protein MSDAGGRPCPICERPMTHRHCKYVCPEHGVVYDCADTFY from the coding sequence ATGAGCGACGCCGGCGGCCGACCCTGTCCGATCTGCGAGCGGCCGATGACTCACCGTCACTGCAAGTACGTCTGTCCGGAACACGGCGTCGTCTACGACTGCGCGGACACCTTCTACTGA
- a CDS encoding TVP38/TMEM64 family protein: MAVSRATRRQVGGLAAVAVALAAGAVVFSPAAVLESLVALSADPWRFLAVLAVLYVARPLVLWPVSLLSLTVGYVYGVAIGVPVAAAGLAVSTATPFLVARRFRTDEGILGRTAGVGDRVVAATGGFRGLVAARLAPIPSDVISSAAGLSGISPRTYLAGTLVGETPWIVGAVVAGASMHTLSVEGLDQGIALVAAATAVSGLLLAGPTYRVVRERYDLGVDVR, translated from the coding sequence ATGGCAGTCAGTCGAGCGACGCGCCGGCAGGTGGGTGGCCTCGCGGCCGTCGCCGTGGCGCTCGCGGCCGGAGCGGTGGTCTTCTCGCCGGCCGCGGTACTCGAGTCGCTCGTCGCGCTCTCGGCCGACCCCTGGCGCTTCCTCGCCGTGCTCGCCGTCCTCTACGTCGCCCGACCGCTCGTCCTGTGGCCGGTCAGTCTGCTCTCGCTGACGGTCGGGTACGTCTACGGCGTGGCGATCGGAGTCCCGGTCGCCGCCGCGGGGCTCGCCGTCTCCACGGCGACGCCGTTCCTGGTCGCCCGCCGGTTCCGGACCGACGAGGGGATCCTCGGACGGACGGCCGGTGTCGGCGACCGCGTGGTCGCGGCGACCGGCGGCTTCCGCGGGCTCGTGGCCGCGCGACTCGCCCCGATCCCGTCGGACGTGATCTCCTCGGCGGCCGGGCTCTCCGGGATATCTCCGCGGACGTACCTCGCTGGGACGCTCGTCGGCGAGACGCCCTGGATCGTCGGCGCCGTCGTCGCCGGCGCGTCGATGCACACGCTCTCGGTCGAGGGGCTCGACCAGGGGATCGCCCTGGTCGCCGCCGCGACGGCCGTCTCGGGGCTCCTGCTGGCCGGACCGACCTACCGGGTCGTCCGCGAGCGCTACGACCTCGGCGTCGACGTCCGGTAG
- a CDS encoding DUF5830 family protein: protein MDDRVELGVELLAHLEHAELSLAEAVDRIETVTSDPAVTREILETAERRGVIDREGDTVVPTTGDYVSFDGGDVVSEEGEFTCQRCGAGITTGYFIELDAGDHGPFGSSCIRKVTGRDED from the coding sequence GTGGACGACCGCGTCGAACTCGGCGTCGAGCTGCTCGCCCACCTCGAACACGCCGAGCTGTCGCTGGCTGAGGCCGTCGACCGCATCGAGACCGTGACCAGCGACCCCGCGGTCACCCGCGAGATCTTAGAGACCGCCGAGCGTCGCGGGGTCATCGACCGCGAGGGCGACACCGTCGTCCCGACGACCGGCGACTACGTCAGTTTCGACGGTGGCGACGTGGTCAGCGAGGAGGGTGAGTTCACCTGCCAGCGCTGCGGCGCCGGCATCACGACGGGCTACTTCATCGAACTCGACGCCGGCGACCACGGGCCGTTCGGCTCCTCGTGTATCAGGAAAGTCACCGGTCGCGACGAGGACTGA
- a CDS encoding DUF7115 domain-containing protein, producing the protein MDIPDLVKGALDGEEIQAGVSLGDEDAVCLTPTRTLVYRGEGLLSDEAVEEYSHDIEQLAVSEGRRKTKFTMQYIDGTQSFTVPANRGEKVLELFLEGVLKLDGVIEARESLAGVYRFSELTLIIAEGRLIKHIGSQVWSEDYEVYAYDDVTGLEFERASVATSIALSVGGRPQRIKVPNDKAPVVRQTLEGALFNYYDVANIDELNRVVGADDADAGGVDSATEAGGDDFSFGDDFDPLVSDEAELTESVDADERLVDDDRSAERSPREPDERPSGQSSDPTAGRSPDTAGGRTADADAGGTSEPATRGSDANAGTASESPDPNDGQGPNGSAGRAAGGDSPDRADSSAEPANAESAPEPEPVDTAESNAGADARRSEADSAATDTSPPDAQQAGSRQAGGGPPSQRGDSGQASTQRADAAGQAGGSTRGRAGDASADRTATADAAEGSDDASTPRSAADSTATAADGTEPAPVTREEFEAMAERLDELTDAVDRQNELLKRQHRALKQLVQRRDSE; encoded by the coding sequence ATGGACATCCCGGACCTCGTCAAGGGGGCACTCGACGGCGAGGAGATCCAGGCCGGCGTCTCGCTCGGCGACGAGGACGCGGTCTGTCTCACACCGACGCGAACGCTCGTCTACCGCGGCGAAGGCCTGCTCAGCGACGAGGCGGTCGAGGAGTACTCCCACGACATCGAACAGCTCGCGGTCTCGGAGGGCCGCCGCAAGACGAAGTTCACCATGCAGTACATCGACGGCACGCAGTCGTTCACCGTCCCCGCGAACCGCGGCGAGAAGGTGCTCGAACTGTTCCTCGAGGGCGTCCTCAAGCTCGACGGCGTCATCGAGGCCCGCGAGTCGCTCGCCGGCGTCTATCGGTTCAGCGAACTCACGCTCATCATCGCCGAGGGGCGGCTGATCAAACACATCGGCAGCCAGGTCTGGTCCGAGGACTACGAGGTCTACGCCTACGACGACGTGACGGGGCTGGAGTTCGAACGCGCCAGCGTCGCCACCAGCATCGCTCTCTCGGTCGGCGGTCGCCCCCAGCGGATCAAGGTGCCCAACGACAAGGCGCCGGTCGTCCGGCAGACGCTCGAAGGGGCGCTCTTTAACTACTACGACGTGGCCAACATCGACGAGCTCAACCGCGTCGTCGGCGCCGACGACGCGGACGCGGGCGGCGTCGACTCCGCGACCGAAGCCGGCGGCGACGACTTCTCGTTCGGCGACGACTTCGACCCGCTCGTCAGCGACGAGGCCGAGCTGACCGAGTCCGTCGACGCCGACGAGCGACTCGTCGACGACGACCGCTCGGCCGAACGGTCGCCCCGGGAGCCGGACGAGCGGCCGAGCGGGCAGTCCTCCGACCCGACCGCCGGTCGGTCGCCCGACACAGCGGGCGGCCGGACCGCCGATGCCGACGCCGGTGGGACCAGCGAGCCGGCGACTCGCGGGTCGGACGCGAACGCAGGAACCGCGTCGGAGTCCCCAGATCCGAACGACGGCCAGGGACCGAACGGGAGCGCCGGGAGAGCGGCGGGAGGTGACTCCCCCGACCGAGCCGATTCGAGCGCCGAACCGGCGAACGCGGAATCGGCGCCCGAGCCGGAGCCGGTCGACACCGCCGAGTCGAACGCGGGTGCGGACGCCCGGCGGAGCGAGGCCGACAGCGCGGCGACCGACACCTCGCCTCCCGACGCCCAGCAGGCGGGCTCCCGGCAAGCGGGCGGGGGTCCCCCCTCTCAGCGGGGGGACTCCGGGCAGGCAAGCACCCAGCGGGCCGACGCGGCGGGCCAGGCGGGTGGCTCGACCCGGGGTCGGGCTGGCGACGCCTCGGCCGACCGCACCGCGACCGCGGACGCCGCCGAGGGGTCCGACGACGCATCGACACCGCGCTCGGCGGCGGATTCGACGGCGACGGCGGCCGACGGGACGGAGCCCGCGCCGGTCACGCGCGAGGAGTTCGAGGCGATGGCCGAGCGGCTGGACGAGCTGACCGACGCGGTCGACCGCCAGAACGAACTGCTCAAACGGCAACACCGCGCGCTCAAGCAACTGGTCCAGCGGCGCGACTCGGAGTAG
- a CDS encoding response regulator transcription factor, with product MTTPNRNSGDETVLVVDDERDIADLYSTWLAEEYEVRTAYGPHEALDQADEAVDIVFLDRQMPEMNGDEVLETLRERRLECRVVMVTAVDPDFDIVEMPFDDYLTKPVMLDDLHGAAERMLDRESYDERMQEFFSLASKKATLEAEKDFVELQDSAEYERLESEVEDLREEADRTVSDLSESEDFETLFQEFPGDA from the coding sequence ATGACAACGCCGAACCGCAACTCCGGAGACGAAACCGTGCTCGTCGTGGACGACGAGCGCGACATCGCCGACCTGTACTCGACCTGGCTGGCAGAGGAGTACGAGGTCAGGACAGCGTACGGGCCCCACGAGGCGCTCGACCAGGCCGACGAGGCGGTCGACATCGTCTTTCTCGACCGGCAGATGCCGGAGATGAACGGCGACGAGGTCCTCGAGACGCTGCGCGAGCGCCGACTCGAGTGCCGGGTCGTGATGGTGACCGCCGTCGACCCCGACTTCGACATCGTCGAGATGCCGTTCGACGACTACCTCACCAAGCCGGTGATGCTCGACGACCTCCACGGCGCGGCCGAGCGGATGCTCGACCGGGAGAGTTACGACGAGCGCATGCAGGAGTTCTTCTCGCTCGCCTCGAAGAAGGCGACTCTCGAGGCCGAGAAGGACTTCGTGGAGCTCCAAGACAGCGCGGAGTACGAACGGCTCGAATCCGAGGTCGAAGACCTCCGGGAAGAGGCCGACCGGACGGTCTCGGACCTCAGCGAGAGCGAGGACTTCGAGACGCTCTTCCAGGAGTTCCCCGGCGACGCCTGA
- a CDS encoding IS6 family transposase, with protein MPENDRLGGCLDEIDLAFVEREATPKLLMKLSIQLHLAGLSLSNTVSFLEVFGVNRARSTVHNWVHKADLQPEAGRSPDHVAVDETVIRIDGEQYWLYAAVDPDSNELLHTKLEPTRTNALAEMFFGELREKHDVDDAVFLVDGATPLKEACDRHGLDFRYERHGNRNSVERVFREVKRRTNSFSNCFSHVDPATADDWLSSFAFAWNRLI; from the coding sequence ATGCCCGAAAACGACCGCCTCGGTGGATGTTTGGACGAGATTGACTTAGCGTTTGTTGAACGCGAGGCGACACCGAAGCTGCTGATGAAGCTCAGTATTCAGCTGCATCTTGCTGGACTTTCGCTTTCGAATACTGTTTCGTTTCTAGAGGTATTCGGTGTCAATCGTGCTCGTTCGACCGTTCACAACTGGGTTCACAAGGCCGATCTACAGCCGGAGGCTGGTCGGTCACCGGATCACGTTGCGGTTGACGAAACCGTGATCCGGATCGACGGCGAGCAGTACTGGCTGTACGCCGCCGTCGATCCCGATTCGAACGAATTACTCCACACGAAGCTTGAACCGACGAGAACGAACGCTCTCGCCGAGATGTTCTTCGGTGAACTCCGCGAGAAACACGATGTCGACGATGCCGTGTTTCTCGTCGACGGCGCCACTCCGCTGAAAGAAGCCTGCGACCGACACGGCCTCGATTTCAGATACGAACGCCATGGAAATCGCAACAGCGTCGAACGTGTCTTTCGCGAGGTAAAACGCCGAACTAATTCGTTCTCAAACTGTTTCAGTCATGTCGATCCAGCAACCGCCGATGACTGGCTTAGCTCTTTCGCGTTCGCATGGAATCGGCTTATCTGA
- a CDS encoding ATPase domain-containing protein — translation MTAQRVPTSVPGLDDVLSGGLRENHNALIRGPPGAGKTIFGLHFLSDGVDNGETALYINLGEPGDYVKETVEHFDLNPDGIHFLDLSPSHEDFDEGENYSVFSSAEVEQPSFIEELRSTVEDLNPDRVLLDPITEFRYLTTDERQFRKQILSFLDFLRDNGATVIFTSQASDSLSDDDLQFLTDAVINLETDIEGSTLHISKFRGSSYQRGKHSYEITDDGVTVFPKLQPGKWDPEQMAETSDKLSSGIPEVDELLKGGIDAGTVTFVSGPTGAGKTTTALQFIKEAAGRGERSVMYSFEESPETIQKRSRSINLPIEAMLEQGTLSIEEIAPNEYTPNEFTSQLKTAVEDDEVRIVLIDGLQGFKQNLRGYTTEPEDVLLRIVRYLRAAGVSTIITNEVSNITGEFRVTEESVSNLADNILYIRYVEMESELGKVIGVLKMRTGDFERSLREFEITEYGIRVGDPLEHMQGILTGTPSFQEDQNDERSRDGD, via the coding sequence ATGACCGCACAAAGAGTTCCAACGAGCGTCCCAGGATTAGACGATGTTCTCAGTGGCGGGTTGCGCGAAAATCATAATGCACTGATTCGGGGGCCACCAGGTGCGGGCAAAACCATCTTCGGCTTACATTTTCTCTCTGACGGCGTGGACAACGGGGAAACAGCGTTATATATCAATCTGGGTGAACCAGGCGATTACGTCAAAGAGACCGTCGAACATTTTGATCTCAACCCGGACGGAATCCATTTCCTCGACCTCTCTCCATCTCACGAGGATTTCGACGAGGGCGAAAACTATTCCGTGTTCTCCTCAGCTGAAGTCGAACAGCCCTCGTTTATCGAAGAACTCCGCAGCACCGTCGAGGACCTCAATCCGGATCGAGTACTGCTCGACCCGATTACCGAATTCCGCTACCTGACGACAGATGAACGCCAGTTCCGAAAACAGATTTTGAGTTTTCTTGATTTCCTCAGGGACAACGGCGCGACGGTGATATTCACGTCGCAGGCCTCCGACTCGCTGTCTGACGATGATCTCCAGTTCCTCACTGATGCGGTCATCAACCTGGAAACCGATATCGAGGGATCGACACTCCACATCTCGAAATTCCGTGGCTCCTCCTACCAACGGGGAAAGCACTCCTACGAAATCACGGATGACGGAGTCACCGTCTTCCCGAAACTCCAGCCGGGGAAGTGGGACCCCGAACAAATGGCTGAGACATCGGACAAACTCTCTTCGGGGATTCCCGAAGTGGACGAACTCCTCAAGGGCGGAATTGATGCCGGGACCGTGACGTTCGTCAGTGGCCCCACCGGGGCAGGCAAAACCACCACCGCGTTACAGTTCATCAAAGAGGCCGCCGGCCGCGGCGAGCGAAGTGTGATGTATTCGTTCGAAGAGTCACCAGAAACTATCCAAAAACGCTCCCGGTCGATCAATCTCCCCATCGAAGCGATGCTCGAACAGGGAACGCTCTCCATCGAAGAGATCGCCCCGAACGAGTACACGCCAAACGAGTTCACATCACAACTCAAGACCGCCGTCGAAGACGACGAGGTGCGTATCGTCCTGATCGATGGCCTCCAGGGGTTCAAACAGAACCTTCGTGGGTACACGACGGAGCCGGAAGACGTGCTGCTCCGAATCGTGCGGTATCTTCGGGCCGCCGGCGTCTCGACCATTATTACGAACGAGGTCAGCAACATCACTGGCGAGTTCCGCGTCACCGAAGAATCAGTGAGCAACCTCGCGGACAACATTCTCTACATCCGATACGTGGAAATGGAAAGCGAACTCGGCAAGGTCATCGGCGTGTTGAAGATGCGAACGGGAGATTTCGAGCGCAGTCTCCGGGAGTTCGAAATCACGGAGTATGGGATCCGCGTCGGCGACCCGCTCGAACACATGCAGGGCATTCTCACTGGAACGCCCAGTTTCCAAGAAGACCAAAACGACGAACGGTCCCGCGATGGAGACTGA
- a CDS encoding ATP-binding protein: METEFPLTEDIRSNRDSRISTVLVRTADEGNRRQLTRWLTEQESYDRVETDIRTGEFDCCILDWATLLDNQGAIRTRKQAERIPLPFVLLVPEQRADEITKALQDDARDLHSLVDELLRMPVSELELEQRLESVLRARHQAVVLDEEHEQLHAIRDNHRGHGVILTNTDGIIEYVNRGFEQQSGYSNEEVLGKTPNVLNSGEHDESFFADLWETITSGEKWHGEVINDRKDGEQYVVDQVIVPLTGPEGEIEQFVAVNHEITELRELANSLNEQRDQLELLNRVLRHDIRNDMSVILGWMEILDAHVDSDGEEMLDRVLTSGRHVVELTDVAKTIVEAIFEEEDVSLESVELGSLLETVIETRKETFDQATIRMDGRPPAVTVEANEMLSAVFRNLINNAVQHNDADEPKVTISSQVDDGSVRIRVADNGPGIPDDQRDQIFDSDEKGLDSTGTGMGLYLVTNLVDMYDGSVWIEDNDPHGAVFVVDLPTSDSSSGDASE; encoded by the coding sequence ATGGAGACTGAATTCCCCCTCACCGAGGATATTCGCTCAAATCGGGATAGTAGAATTTCAACCGTTTTGGTTCGAACTGCAGACGAGGGAAATCGTCGCCAACTAACCAGATGGCTCACCGAGCAGGAATCGTATGATAGAGTGGAGACGGATATTCGGACCGGCGAATTCGATTGCTGTATTCTGGATTGGGCGACACTCCTCGACAATCAGGGTGCCATTCGAACTCGAAAACAAGCGGAGCGAATTCCGCTTCCGTTCGTGTTGCTCGTCCCGGAGCAACGGGCAGACGAGATAACCAAAGCGCTTCAGGACGATGCCCGTGACTTACATTCGCTAGTTGACGAACTACTTCGAATGCCGGTCTCGGAGCTTGAATTAGAACAACGACTCGAATCGGTTCTCAGAGCGCGTCATCAAGCGGTTGTCCTCGATGAAGAACACGAACAACTTCACGCGATCCGGGACAACCACCGCGGGCATGGAGTCATCCTCACGAACACGGATGGCATCATCGAGTACGTGAACCGTGGCTTCGAACAACAGTCGGGATATTCGAACGAGGAAGTGCTCGGAAAGACGCCGAACGTTCTCAACTCGGGCGAACACGACGAGTCCTTTTTCGCAGACCTCTGGGAAACGATCACCTCGGGAGAGAAGTGGCACGGGGAAGTGATCAACGACCGCAAAGATGGGGAGCAATATGTTGTCGATCAAGTAATAGTGCCGCTCACGGGGCCGGAGGGTGAAATCGAGCAGTTTGTGGCGGTGAATCACGAAATCACGGAATTGCGGGAGTTAGCGAACTCGCTGAACGAGCAGCGCGACCAACTCGAACTCCTCAATCGCGTGTTACGGCACGACATTCGTAACGATATGAGCGTAATACTGGGATGGATGGAAATACTGGATGCCCACGTGGATAGCGACGGCGAAGAGATGCTCGACCGGGTACTCACGTCAGGACGGCACGTCGTCGAACTCACGGACGTTGCCAAGACTATCGTCGAGGCGATCTTCGAAGAAGAAGATGTTTCGCTCGAATCGGTAGAGTTGGGATCGCTTCTCGAAACTGTCATCGAGACCCGAAAAGAGACGTTCGATCAAGCGACGATACGGATGGACGGCCGACCACCGGCCGTTACTGTTGAGGCCAACGAGATGCTGTCGGCCGTCTTCCGGAACCTGATCAACAACGCCGTTCAACACAACGACGCGGACGAACCGAAGGTCACGATTTCCTCGCAAGTAGACGATGGCTCGGTTCGTATCCGAGTTGCAGATAACGGGCCCGGAATCCCTGACGACCAACGAGACCAAATCTTCGATAGCGACGAGAAGGGACTGGACAGCACGGGGACGGGAATGGGGCTGTATCTCGTCACTAATCTGGTCGATATGTACGATGGCTCGGTCTGGATTGAGGACAACGACCCGCATGGGGCGGTGTTCGTCGTGGATCTCCCCACGAGTGACTCATCCAGTGGTGATGCCAGTGAGTGA